The Oxyura jamaicensis isolate SHBP4307 breed ruddy duck chromosome 8, BPBGC_Ojam_1.0, whole genome shotgun sequence genome has a segment encoding these proteins:
- the SH3GLB1 gene encoding endophilin-B1 isoform X1 — MNIMDFNVKKLAADAGTFLSRAVQFTEEKLGQAEKTELDAHLENLLSKAECTKLWTEKIMKQTEVLLQPNPNARIEEFVYEKLDRKAPSRMNNPELLGQYMIDAGNEFGPGTAYGNALIKCGETQKRIGTADRELIQTSAINFLTPLKNFIEGDYKTITKERKLLQNKRLDLDAAKTRLKKAKVAEARAAQLNTSQPEENNIMVNVSYVLNLLHVKWLKIWAEEVTKSEQEVRITQSEFDRQAEITRLLLEGISSTHAHHLRCLNDFVEAQMTYYAQCYQYMLDLQKQLGSFPSTFLSNNNQSSSTPVQSISTPSVLASASASLPSVSNSVVTSGISELKSSSGSRKARVLYDYDAANSSELSLLADEVITVYSIPGMDSDWLMGERGNQKGKVPITYLELLN; from the exons ATGAACATCATGGACTTCAACGTGAAGAAGCTGGCGGCCGACGCGGGCACCTTCCTGAGCCGTGCCGTGCAG ttcacagaagaaaagcttgGTCAAGCAGAGAAGACTGAACTGGATGCTCACCTGGAGAACCTCCTCAGCAAAGCAGAATGCACTAAGCTGTggacagagaaaataatgaaacaaacagaagtgttATTGCAGCCAAATCCAA atgccAGGATAGAAGAATTTGTCTATGAGAAACTAGACCGGAAGGCACCAAGTCGTATGAATAATCCAGAGTTACTAGGCCAGTATATGATCGATGCTGGTAATGAATTTGGCCCAGGAACAGCCTATG GAAATGCACTCATTAAATGTGGAGAAACACAAAAGCGAATTGGAACAGCAGACAGAGAACTGATTCAGACTTCTGCTATAAACTTTCTTACTCCCCTAAAAAACTTCATTGAAGGAGACTACAAAACTATTACT aaagaacGTAAactattacaaaataaaagactgGATTTGGATGCAGCAAAAACCAGATTGAAGAAGGCAAAAGTTGCAGAAGCTCGAGCCGCA CAACTAAACACCTCTCAGCCTGAAGAGAATAACATTATGGTAAATGTCTCTTACGTGCTCAACTTGCTGCATGTAAAATGGCTGAAG ATATGGGCTGAGGAAGTGACAAAA TCTGAACAGGAAGTACGAATTACTCAGAGTGAATTTGACCGTCAAGCAGAGATTACCAGACTTCTGCTGGAAGGAATCAGCAGCACACAT GCACATCATCTTCGCTGTCTGAACGATTTTGTTGAAGCTCAGATGACCTACTATGCACAATGTTACCAATACATGTTGGATCTCCAGAAACAACTTGGAAG CTTTCCATCTACTTTTCTCTCTAACAATAATCAGTCTTCCTCGACTCCTGTGCAAAGCATTTCTACTCCCTCAGTTTTGGCCTCAGCTTCTGCTTCACTGCCTTCAGTAAGCAATTCAGTAGTTACTTCAGGCATCAGTGAACTGAAGTCATCAAGTGGCAGCAGGAAAGCTAGAGTTCTCTATGATTATGATGCTGCAAACAGCAGTGAATTATCACTACTTGCAGATGAG GTGATAACAGTGTATAGTATCCCGGGCATGGATTCAGACTGGCTGATGGGTGAAAGGGGAAATCAGAAAGGCAAAGTGCCTATTACTTATTTAGAACTGCTAAACTAA
- the SH3GLB1 gene encoding endophilin-B1 isoform X3, whose amino-acid sequence MNIMDFNVKKLAADAGTFLSRAVQFTEEKLGQAEKTELDAHLENLLSKAECTKLWTEKIMKQTEVLLQPNPNARIEEFVYEKLDRKAPSRMNNPELLGQYMIDAGNEFGPGTAYGNALIKCGETQKRIGTADRELIQTSAINFLTPLKNFIEGDYKTITKERKLLQNKRLDLDAAKTRLKKAKVAEARAAIWAEEVTKSEQEVRITQSEFDRQAEITRLLLEGISSTHAHHLRCLNDFVEAQMTYYAQCYQYMLDLQKQLGSFPSTFLSNNNQSSSTPVQSISTPSVLASASASLPSVSNSVVTSGISELKSSSGSRKARVLYDYDAANSSELSLLADEVITVYSIPGMDSDWLMGERGNQKGKVPITYLELLN is encoded by the exons ATGAACATCATGGACTTCAACGTGAAGAAGCTGGCGGCCGACGCGGGCACCTTCCTGAGCCGTGCCGTGCAG ttcacagaagaaaagcttgGTCAAGCAGAGAAGACTGAACTGGATGCTCACCTGGAGAACCTCCTCAGCAAAGCAGAATGCACTAAGCTGTggacagagaaaataatgaaacaaacagaagtgttATTGCAGCCAAATCCAA atgccAGGATAGAAGAATTTGTCTATGAGAAACTAGACCGGAAGGCACCAAGTCGTATGAATAATCCAGAGTTACTAGGCCAGTATATGATCGATGCTGGTAATGAATTTGGCCCAGGAACAGCCTATG GAAATGCACTCATTAAATGTGGAGAAACACAAAAGCGAATTGGAACAGCAGACAGAGAACTGATTCAGACTTCTGCTATAAACTTTCTTACTCCCCTAAAAAACTTCATTGAAGGAGACTACAAAACTATTACT aaagaacGTAAactattacaaaataaaagactgGATTTGGATGCAGCAAAAACCAGATTGAAGAAGGCAAAAGTTGCAGAAGCTCGAGCCGCA ATATGGGCTGAGGAAGTGACAAAA TCTGAACAGGAAGTACGAATTACTCAGAGTGAATTTGACCGTCAAGCAGAGATTACCAGACTTCTGCTGGAAGGAATCAGCAGCACACAT GCACATCATCTTCGCTGTCTGAACGATTTTGTTGAAGCTCAGATGACCTACTATGCACAATGTTACCAATACATGTTGGATCTCCAGAAACAACTTGGAAG CTTTCCATCTACTTTTCTCTCTAACAATAATCAGTCTTCCTCGACTCCTGTGCAAAGCATTTCTACTCCCTCAGTTTTGGCCTCAGCTTCTGCTTCACTGCCTTCAGTAAGCAATTCAGTAGTTACTTCAGGCATCAGTGAACTGAAGTCATCAAGTGGCAGCAGGAAAGCTAGAGTTCTCTATGATTATGATGCTGCAAACAGCAGTGAATTATCACTACTTGCAGATGAG GTGATAACAGTGTATAGTATCCCGGGCATGGATTCAGACTGGCTGATGGGTGAAAGGGGAAATCAGAAAGGCAAAGTGCCTATTACTTATTTAGAACTGCTAAACTAA
- the SH3GLB1 gene encoding endophilin-B1 isoform X4 codes for MNIMDFNVKKLAADAGTFLSRAVQFTEEKLGQAEKTELDAHLENLLSKAECTKLWTEKIMKQTEVLLQPNPNARIEEFVYEKLDRKAPSRMNNPELLGQYMIDAGNEFGPGTAYGNALIKCGETQKRIGTADRELIQTSAINFLTPLKNFIEGDYKTITKERKLLQNKRLDLDAAKTRLKKAKVAEARAASEQEVRITQSEFDRQAEITRLLLEGISSTHAHHLRCLNDFVEAQMTYYAQCYQYMLDLQKQLGSFPSTFLSNNNQSSSTPVQSISTPSVLASASASLPSVSNSVVTSGISELKSSSGSRKARVLYDYDAANSSELSLLADEVITVYSIPGMDSDWLMGERGNQKGKVPITYLELLN; via the exons ATGAACATCATGGACTTCAACGTGAAGAAGCTGGCGGCCGACGCGGGCACCTTCCTGAGCCGTGCCGTGCAG ttcacagaagaaaagcttgGTCAAGCAGAGAAGACTGAACTGGATGCTCACCTGGAGAACCTCCTCAGCAAAGCAGAATGCACTAAGCTGTggacagagaaaataatgaaacaaacagaagtgttATTGCAGCCAAATCCAA atgccAGGATAGAAGAATTTGTCTATGAGAAACTAGACCGGAAGGCACCAAGTCGTATGAATAATCCAGAGTTACTAGGCCAGTATATGATCGATGCTGGTAATGAATTTGGCCCAGGAACAGCCTATG GAAATGCACTCATTAAATGTGGAGAAACACAAAAGCGAATTGGAACAGCAGACAGAGAACTGATTCAGACTTCTGCTATAAACTTTCTTACTCCCCTAAAAAACTTCATTGAAGGAGACTACAAAACTATTACT aaagaacGTAAactattacaaaataaaagactgGATTTGGATGCAGCAAAAACCAGATTGAAGAAGGCAAAAGTTGCAGAAGCTCGAGCCGCA TCTGAACAGGAAGTACGAATTACTCAGAGTGAATTTGACCGTCAAGCAGAGATTACCAGACTTCTGCTGGAAGGAATCAGCAGCACACAT GCACATCATCTTCGCTGTCTGAACGATTTTGTTGAAGCTCAGATGACCTACTATGCACAATGTTACCAATACATGTTGGATCTCCAGAAACAACTTGGAAG CTTTCCATCTACTTTTCTCTCTAACAATAATCAGTCTTCCTCGACTCCTGTGCAAAGCATTTCTACTCCCTCAGTTTTGGCCTCAGCTTCTGCTTCACTGCCTTCAGTAAGCAATTCAGTAGTTACTTCAGGCATCAGTGAACTGAAGTCATCAAGTGGCAGCAGGAAAGCTAGAGTTCTCTATGATTATGATGCTGCAAACAGCAGTGAATTATCACTACTTGCAGATGAG GTGATAACAGTGTATAGTATCCCGGGCATGGATTCAGACTGGCTGATGGGTGAAAGGGGAAATCAGAAAGGCAAAGTGCCTATTACTTATTTAGAACTGCTAAACTAA
- the SH3GLB1 gene encoding endophilin-B1 isoform X2 — MNIMDFNVKKLAADAGTFLSRAVQFTEEKLGQAEKTELDAHLENLLSKAECTKLWTEKIMKQTEVLLQPNPNARIEEFVYEKLDRKAPSRMNNPELLGQYMIDAGNEFGPGTAYGNALIKCGETQKRIGTADRELIQTSAINFLTPLKNFIEGDYKTITKERKLLQNKRLDLDAAKTRLKKAKVAEARAAQLNTSQPEENNIMIWAEEVTKSEQEVRITQSEFDRQAEITRLLLEGISSTHAHHLRCLNDFVEAQMTYYAQCYQYMLDLQKQLGSFPSTFLSNNNQSSSTPVQSISTPSVLASASASLPSVSNSVVTSGISELKSSSGSRKARVLYDYDAANSSELSLLADEVITVYSIPGMDSDWLMGERGNQKGKVPITYLELLN; from the exons ATGAACATCATGGACTTCAACGTGAAGAAGCTGGCGGCCGACGCGGGCACCTTCCTGAGCCGTGCCGTGCAG ttcacagaagaaaagcttgGTCAAGCAGAGAAGACTGAACTGGATGCTCACCTGGAGAACCTCCTCAGCAAAGCAGAATGCACTAAGCTGTggacagagaaaataatgaaacaaacagaagtgttATTGCAGCCAAATCCAA atgccAGGATAGAAGAATTTGTCTATGAGAAACTAGACCGGAAGGCACCAAGTCGTATGAATAATCCAGAGTTACTAGGCCAGTATATGATCGATGCTGGTAATGAATTTGGCCCAGGAACAGCCTATG GAAATGCACTCATTAAATGTGGAGAAACACAAAAGCGAATTGGAACAGCAGACAGAGAACTGATTCAGACTTCTGCTATAAACTTTCTTACTCCCCTAAAAAACTTCATTGAAGGAGACTACAAAACTATTACT aaagaacGTAAactattacaaaataaaagactgGATTTGGATGCAGCAAAAACCAGATTGAAGAAGGCAAAAGTTGCAGAAGCTCGAGCCGCA CAACTAAACACCTCTCAGCCTGAAGAGAATAACATTATG ATATGGGCTGAGGAAGTGACAAAA TCTGAACAGGAAGTACGAATTACTCAGAGTGAATTTGACCGTCAAGCAGAGATTACCAGACTTCTGCTGGAAGGAATCAGCAGCACACAT GCACATCATCTTCGCTGTCTGAACGATTTTGTTGAAGCTCAGATGACCTACTATGCACAATGTTACCAATACATGTTGGATCTCCAGAAACAACTTGGAAG CTTTCCATCTACTTTTCTCTCTAACAATAATCAGTCTTCCTCGACTCCTGTGCAAAGCATTTCTACTCCCTCAGTTTTGGCCTCAGCTTCTGCTTCACTGCCTTCAGTAAGCAATTCAGTAGTTACTTCAGGCATCAGTGAACTGAAGTCATCAAGTGGCAGCAGGAAAGCTAGAGTTCTCTATGATTATGATGCTGCAAACAGCAGTGAATTATCACTACTTGCAGATGAG GTGATAACAGTGTATAGTATCCCGGGCATGGATTCAGACTGGCTGATGGGTGAAAGGGGAAATCAGAAAGGCAAAGTGCCTATTACTTATTTAGAACTGCTAAACTAA